The sequence AAGTGTGATGAACGAAAGATGGAAGGCCAACCAAAGCATACacggttttaacttttaactaaccGTAAcctttgacccaaaaaaaactaaccatAACCAAGCGTTGACTTGGAAAATacagaagaaaataaaacaatacaAAGTCTTTTTccctaataaaaataaaaacaaaattatactcTCTCCATTCCTAAAAAAtctctgttttaaaattttcatattttttaataaaacatattgaaatttagctataaatatataattttttgtaattttatattttttaaattttaaaaccaataaattttaaaaaatgtaattaattattgaaatttcacaattttttattattagttaacaaaaattacattgaaaatataaaatatgtatatttttgaaataaaagttTTCTCTAGAACGTTGATCTTTTAGAAATGGAGGAGGGAGTAATATTTAACGATGTTCTCTCGTGCAAAACTTTTTTGCTCAAAATTATAACATACACATTCTTTTTATATGCTCAAAGATTAAGCAAAATCGATCGAAGATGGCACAACGGGTTCAACCGATAGTTTATGTAAATAAGCGCGAGTCCACCAATTAAGGCATGTTTCCGACCGGCGAAACCAGTCTGCGAAGGCAAAcctaatttattaaattattacatTTCAGCTGCATTTTCAAAGTCAACAAATGCTCACGTCCGGCAAATATTACATGtactatattttagtttttgatataCTTTTGTCCTTGAGGTAGACAAACCAACCGATTTGAATCTGACCACACATTAGgattatacaaaattaaaattttgaatctgaCCAAAATAGAATACACGTTAAATTTTATACTGTATATGGCAGTTTTCcctaatgaatttttttttgatgcaCGCACTCAGATCGATTGAAGTTGTAGaatttgtcaaattatattttttggcaTATCACTTTCCataattacaaatataaatttacaaaaatactACTCTTAAAATTGAACAATATAACCTACCACAACTTGCACATGTTAGACAATGACTCATTTAAGATAATTTATGACAAACCTAACTTATAGTTGTACATTGTACAATATACGtctctatataaaatataactttataatatttgtttaacCAAAAATATTCCAATTGGCCATGAGTCCAACAACTCTTTTTTGCTTTTGatattacaaattaaaaataaaatattatttaaaaacacgGAATCTCAATTGCAGACAaacaacttaaaaatataattcaattcaacacaagaaaaaaaaacacaataagATACAACCTGTTgtgtctttttaatatattttatttaaaatattgccTTCCTCCTTGTGAATTCAGCTCACGAGTTGCTCAAATGAAGTCAGACAAGCTCTAAAGCCTGTAATGGAGGACAAGAAAGCAAACATAATCGCCACCATATCCATCATAGCCCTCCTCACCGTCATAATCACCGCCAGAGTTactctaaaactctccaaaacGTTTTACCTCATCGCCGGCGTCGACATCTCCCTGATCCTCGCCGTGATCTGTTTCCTCGTAATCCGCCGCCGCTACAACAGAGAGCGAAAGATCCTAGTGTCAAAGTACGTCTCCGAAGGCAGAGAGCTCCGGATCGAGTACAGCTTCCTCCGGAAAGTCGCCGGAGTCCCGACCAAGTTCAAGCTCGAGGATCTCGAGGAAGCCACCGACGGGTTCCGGATCCAGATCGGAAAAGGCGGGTCGGGGTCCGTCTTCAAAGGAGTCCTCAAAGACGGAAGCCAAGTGGCCGTGAAGAGAATCGAAGGAGAGGAGAAAGGAGAAAGAGAGTTTAGGTCAGAGGTAGCCGCTATAGCTTCCGTGCAGCACAAGAATCTAGTTCGGCTCTACGGTTACTCGTCGGTGAATCGCCAGAGGTTCCTCGTCTACGCGTACATACCTAACTCGTCTCTCGACGTGTGGATCTTCCGGAACAGGAGATCAAGAGGATGCTTGACGTGGGACCAAAGGTACCAAGTCGCTGTCGATGTAGCGAAAGCCCTAGCTTATCTTCACCATGACTGTAGGTCAAAGATCTTGCATCTTGACGTGAAGCCAGAGAATATTCTCCTCGATGAAAACTACAGAGCGGTGGTTACAGACTTTGGACTCTCCAAGCTGATAGCTAGAGACGAGAGCCGAGTTGTGACGGAGATTCGCGGCACGTGCGGATACCTAGCCCCGGAGTGGCTTCTTGAACACGGTATCTCTGAAAAGTCTGACGTTTACAGCTATGGGATCGTGTTGCTTGAGATGATCGGAGGGAGGAGGAGTATTATGAAGGTAGAGGTCGAGGAGACAAACAAAAACACGAACAAgaagagcaagaagaagaagctggagTACTTTCCGAGGATAGTGAACCAGAAGATGAGAGAAAGAAAGGTAATGGAGATTGTAGATGAACGGGTGGAGGCAGGTGATGAAGGGCAAGTGATGAAGCTGGTGTGTGTGGCTCTTTGGTGTATACAGGAG comes from Brassica rapa cultivar Chiifu-401-42 chromosome A02, CAAS_Brap_v3.01, whole genome shotgun sequence and encodes:
- the LOC103851322 gene encoding probable receptor-like protein kinase At5g20050 — protein: MEDKKANIIATISIIALLTVIITARVTLKLSKTFYLIAGVDISLILAVICFLVIRRRYNRERKILVSKYVSEGRELRIEYSFLRKVAGVPTKFKLEDLEEATDGFRIQIGKGGSGSVFKGVLKDGSQVAVKRIEGEEKGEREFRSEVAAIASVQHKNLVRLYGYSSVNRQRFLVYAYIPNSSLDVWIFRNRRSRGCLTWDQRYQVAVDVAKALAYLHHDCRSKILHLDVKPENILLDENYRAVVTDFGLSKLIARDESRVVTEIRGTCGYLAPEWLLEHGISEKSDVYSYGIVLLEMIGGRRSIMKVEVEETNKNTNKKSKKKKLEYFPRIVNQKMRERKVMEIVDERVEAGDEGQVMKLVCVALWCIQEKAKNRPDMAMVIEMLEGRVPVSEPPDSQLVVVDLLAAGDDDDATTGVRRVVEVPRLHIQRERNFRLPSICSSIISPISPR